One part of the Desulfonema ishimotonii genome encodes these proteins:
- a CDS encoding 3-oxoacyl-ACP synthase III family protein — protein MTNKAYIRSTGMYVPENVVTNHELPQELNTNDEWIRQRTGVQERRYAAPGVRTSDLAHKAVKNLLSKGDVAAEEIDCIIFATLSPDFFFPGAGVFLQEKLGWADRHIPCYDIRQQCSGFIYGLQMAQSFVESGMYRNVLLIGAEIHSNLLDFSQRGRAVTVLFGDGAAAVVVSPATDEKSQILSTAVHADGSGALNGIHMKLYDVGKRPCIDYDINDHEVNADFFPDMPASRNLFTNAVRRMTEVCQNSLKKLALTVDDVDWVVPHQANIRINKSMAEHLGIPGEKVLYNIHKYANTTAATIPLLLAEYTENETIRRGDLLLIPAFGSGFVWGTAVVRY, from the coding sequence ATGACAAATAAAGCGTATATTCGGTCAACCGGCATGTATGTGCCTGAAAATGTGGTTACAAATCATGAACTCCCCCAGGAGTTGAACACCAACGATGAATGGATTCGTCAGCGAACGGGCGTACAGGAACGGCGGTATGCCGCTCCGGGGGTCCGAACATCGGATCTGGCCCATAAGGCGGTAAAAAACCTGCTGTCAAAAGGTGATGTGGCGGCAGAGGAAATCGACTGCATTATTTTTGCGACCCTCAGCCCGGATTTCTTTTTTCCGGGTGCGGGCGTTTTTCTACAGGAGAAGCTCGGATGGGCAGACCGGCATATCCCGTGTTACGATATCCGGCAGCAGTGCAGCGGGTTTATCTACGGCCTTCAGATGGCACAGTCCTTTGTGGAGAGCGGCATGTACCGGAATGTCCTGCTGATCGGCGCTGAAATCCACTCCAACCTGCTGGATTTCAGTCAGCGGGGCCGGGCTGTGACCGTACTGTTCGGAGACGGGGCGGCGGCGGTCGTTGTCTCTCCGGCAACCGATGAAAAATCTCAGATTCTGTCAACCGCGGTTCATGCGGATGGTTCCGGCGCGTTAAATGGCATCCACATGAAGCTGTACGACGTGGGGAAGCGCCCGTGCATCGACTATGATATCAATGATCATGAGGTCAATGCGGATTTTTTCCCGGATATGCCTGCCTCGCGCAACCTGTTCACCAATGCGGTACGCCGGATGACAGAGGTCTGTCAGAACTCTCTGAAAAAGCTGGCGCTGACCGTAGACGATGTGGACTGGGTGGTGCCCCATCAGGCCAACATCCGCATCAATAAATCAATGGCCGAGCATCTGGGGATTCCCGGTGAAAAGGTTCTTTACAATATCCACAAATACGCCAACACCACTGCCGCGACCATTCCGCTGCTGCTGGCCGAATACACCGAAAACGAAACGATCCGGCGCGGTGATCTGCTGCTGATACCCGCCTTTGGCTCCGGTTTTGTGTGGGGTACGGCGGTGGTGCGCTACTAA
- a CDS encoding substrate-binding domain-containing protein → MYAIKLTRFAMILFLAFLAFLPVTAFVSDANAEDIVVICNKNVAEDTLAPDEIRQIFLGKKTRWNDNRKIDFVTLRQDQPHKTFLKAFIGKTVAQYRNYWRKIVFTGKGRAPRSFKTPSDMVAYVARNDGAIGYVPPDTVSEDVKIIVTQ, encoded by the coding sequence TGGCTTTCCTTGCTTTTCTGCCTGTGACCGCTTTTGTATCCGATGCCAATGCTGAGGATATTGTCGTGATCTGCAACAAAAATGTGGCTGAGGATACCCTGGCCCCGGATGAGATCCGACAGATATTTCTGGGCAAGAAGACCCGGTGGAATGACAACCGGAAAATTGATTTTGTCACGCTCAGACAGGATCAGCCCCACAAAACATTTCTGAAGGCGTTTATCGGCAAAACCGTCGCACAATACCGGAATTACTGGCGCAAAATTGTCTTTACCGGAAAAGGGCGTGCGCCCAGGTCATTTAAAACCCCGTCAGATATGGTTGCGTATGTGGCCCGGAATGACGGAGCGATCGGATACGTTCCGCCGGACACCGTCAGTGAGGATGTTAAAATAATTGTCACGCAGTAA